The Pseudomonas sp. GD03919 region CGGTTGCCCGCTGACCATGACCTTCGCCGCCGTGCCGGCCATTCGCCTGCAGCCGAATGTGGCCGAGCAGTGGCTGCCGAAGATCCTCGCCAGCGCATACGACCCACGCAACCTGCCGATGGAGCAGAAAGCCGGCGTCACCATCGGCATGGCCATGACCGAAAAGCAGGGCGGCACCGACGTGCGTGCAAACACCACCCGCGCCTACCCCATCGGCCTCGGCGGGCCTGGGCAGGGCTACGAGCTGGTCGGCCACAAATGGTTCTGCTCGGCGCCGATGTGCGATGCCTTCCTGACCCTGGCCTACACCGACAAGGGCTTGTCGTGCTTCCTGCTGCCGCGTCACCGCCCGGACGGCACGCGTAACGCGTTCTACATCCAGCGCCTGAAGAACAAGCTGGGCAACTGGGCCAACGCCTCCAGCGAGGTGGAGTACCGTGGCGCCTTCGCCTGGATGCTCGGCGAAGAAGGGCGCGGCGTGCCGACCATCATCGAGATGGTGGCGATGACCCGTTTCGACTGCATGGTCGGCTCCAGCAGCCTCATGCGCCAGGCGCTGACCCAGGCCGCGCATCATTGCGCACACCGTCAGGTCGGTGGCAAGCGACTGGCCGACCAGCCGCTGATGCAGAACGTGCTGGCCGACCTGGCGCTGGAAAGCGAAGCCGCGCTGGCGCTGTGCATGCGCATGGGGCGCGCGCTGGATCACCAGCATGACGCGCAGGAAGACAAGTTCGCCCGCCTGGTCACCGCCGTGGGCAAATACTGGATCTGCAAGCGCGCCCCGGAAATGGTCTATGAGGCCAGTGAATGCATGGGTGGCGCCGGTTACGTCGAGGAAACCATCCTGCCGCGCCTGTACCGCGAAGCGCCGGTCAACTCGATCTGGGAAGGTTCGGGCAATGTGCAGTGTCTGGACGTGCTGCGTGCCCTGTCCAAGGAGCCGGGCGTGCTCGATGCGCTGTTCAGCGAGCTGGGCGACGGCCACGGCGATGCACGGCTGAAGGCGCATATCCAGCGCTTGAAAGCCGATTTCAGCGACACCGCTGATATCCAGTACCGCGCCCGCCAGCTCACCGAAGACATGGCTGTGGCACTGCAGGCCAAGTTGCTGCTGGAGGCGGGCAATAGTGTGGTCAGCGACGCCTTTATCGGCAGCCGCCTGGAAGGCCGTGGCCGGGTTTATGGCACCCTGCCGCGTGGTGTCGACGTCGAGGCGCTGCTGGCGCGTAGCATGCCGCATCTGTTGTGATGCCTGCATGAGCGTCAGCAGATAGGCTACTGGTCGCCCTGTTCGTCATGTGCCGCGGAAGCGCAAGAGGCTCGTCACTGCGCTGCAGTGACGAACCTTGCAGCCCTCAGACCAGGCGGGCGTCCAGGCTGTTCTGTGCCAGGCGTCTGGCCTGGTCTTCGGTCATGCCCAGGTGCTCGTGCAGGGCTGCGAAGTTCTCCCCGAC contains the following coding sequences:
- a CDS encoding acyl-CoA dehydrogenase family protein, with the translated sequence MKPSLHAETHEVFNQVPSLDGANLYRLDLPLQEWIRRYDGAWADERLSAYGALAGGALMQAGFLANENKPVFKSHDRYGNRIDLVEFHPAYHELMRTAVEHGLPSLPWTDPRAGAHVARAGLTYLHSQAEAASGCPLTMTFAAVPAIRLQPNVAEQWLPKILASAYDPRNLPMEQKAGVTIGMAMTEKQGGTDVRANTTRAYPIGLGGPGQGYELVGHKWFCSAPMCDAFLTLAYTDKGLSCFLLPRHRPDGTRNAFYIQRLKNKLGNWANASSEVEYRGAFAWMLGEEGRGVPTIIEMVAMTRFDCMVGSSSLMRQALTQAAHHCAHRQVGGKRLADQPLMQNVLADLALESEAALALCMRMGRALDHQHDAQEDKFARLVTAVGKYWICKRAPEMVYEASECMGGAGYVEETILPRLYREAPVNSIWEGSGNVQCLDVLRALSKEPGVLDALFSELGDGHGDARLKAHIQRLKADFSDTADIQYRARQLTEDMAVALQAKLLLEAGNSVVSDAFIGSRLEGRGRVYGTLPRGVDVEALLARSMPHLL